The following proteins come from a genomic window of Gimesia chilikensis:
- a CDS encoding amidohydrolase family protein, with protein MPDATVEIEGTRIAAFYAGRHPRAIDLGNMALIPGLVNAHTHLEFSQLRAPLEPASPFTDWIRAIMKSRFETEQPVTERIQLGITECLSSGTTLVGEIATSVESLRLFNMESQVPRAVVFRECLGFTPDRIAGQEQVADEFLAEPLAPAAVERLCPGLSPHAPYSVHPDLYLNLVQQARDQGVPAAVHLGETAAEYDLLERKSGAFVDLLSELGLWDPKILKDGMRMTDYLAPLAELPAALAVHGNYFGPTEWEFLRGAPSISVVYCPRTHHYFGHSEHPWLSMIGQGINVALGTDSRASNPDLSLWSELQFLRERYPQLATALILECGTLAGARALGYSDDTGSLEAGKAADLALIQLPDDFDGGTDTDLLLDSRSYVARVMLNGQWIN; from the coding sequence TTGCCAGATGCCACTGTCGAAATTGAAGGGACCCGCATTGCGGCCTTCTATGCAGGCAGGCATCCTCGCGCAATCGATCTGGGCAATATGGCTCTGATTCCGGGCCTGGTGAATGCCCACACGCATCTCGAATTCAGTCAACTGCGTGCCCCCCTGGAACCAGCTTCCCCGTTCACCGACTGGATTCGGGCAATCATGAAATCCCGATTTGAGACCGAGCAGCCGGTCACGGAACGGATTCAGCTGGGGATCACAGAATGCCTGTCGTCGGGAACGACTCTGGTCGGTGAAATTGCGACAAGCGTCGAGAGTCTGCGATTGTTTAATATGGAATCACAGGTTCCCCGGGCAGTTGTATTTCGAGAATGCCTGGGGTTTACTCCCGATCGTATCGCGGGGCAGGAGCAGGTTGCCGATGAGTTTCTGGCGGAACCCCTTGCGCCAGCGGCAGTCGAGCGGTTATGCCCGGGCTTGAGTCCGCATGCTCCGTATAGTGTTCATCCCGATTTATATCTGAATCTGGTGCAGCAGGCCCGGGATCAGGGAGTGCCTGCCGCCGTTCATCTGGGGGAGACGGCGGCGGAATATGATCTGCTGGAACGCAAATCAGGCGCATTTGTTGACCTGCTGAGTGAGCTCGGACTGTGGGATCCCAAGATTTTGAAAGACGGGATGCGGATGACCGATTACCTGGCTCCATTGGCAGAATTACCGGCTGCTCTGGCGGTACACGGTAATTATTTCGGCCCGACCGAGTGGGAATTTCTGAGGGGAGCACCGTCAATTTCAGTGGTCTATTGCCCCCGCACGCATCACTATTTCGGGCATTCGGAGCACCCGTGGCTGTCGATGATCGGGCAGGGAATCAATGTCGCGCTGGGGACGGACAGTCGGGCTTCGAACCCGGATTTGAGTCTCTGGAGCGAACTGCAGTTCCTGCGTGAAAGGTATCCCCAGTTGGCCACGGCACTCATTCTGGAGTGTGGTACACTCGCCGGAGCCCGTGCTTTGGGGTATTCCGACGACACTGGTTCGCTGGAGGCAGGAAAAGCCGCAGATCTGGCCCTGATCCAACTACCTGACGATTTTGATGGGGGAACGGATACTGATCTTTTGTTAGATTCCCGATCTTATGTGGCCCGGGTCATGCTGAATGGGCAGTGGATCAATTGA
- a CDS encoding class I SAM-dependent methyltransferase, whose protein sequence is MSHLPQNRAAWNRLAENRSQFTKLATDEECRNPLQTLDSRGWLPASVEGKSVLCLASGGGWQSILYAAAGARVTVVDLSNKMLQLDEQEARRRGLQVKIVETSMDDLSILHEAEFDIVHQPVSTCYVPDIEAVYREIARVLRPGGLYISQHKTPTSLQITHRDQQNRYVIGLEYYQQGALPKVEDRAYREDGATEYLHRWDQLVGGLCRTGFVIEDLREPLRADPSAPVGHFRYRGRFVAPYVRIKARRISEDTGKQESSSLWVP, encoded by the coding sequence ATGTCTCACCTGCCTCAGAACCGAGCCGCCTGGAACCGGTTGGCAGAAAACCGCAGTCAGTTTACGAAGCTGGCAACCGATGAAGAGTGTCGCAATCCGTTGCAGACGCTGGACTCGCGCGGCTGGCTGCCTGCTTCGGTCGAAGGGAAGTCGGTACTCTGCCTGGCATCGGGGGGAGGCTGGCAGTCGATTCTGTATGCTGCAGCAGGAGCCCGGGTCACCGTTGTTGACCTGAGCAACAAGATGCTGCAACTGGACGAACAGGAAGCGCGCCGTCGCGGGTTGCAGGTCAAGATTGTGGAAACGTCGATGGATGATCTATCGATTCTGCACGAGGCGGAGTTCGATATTGTGCATCAGCCGGTGAGTACCTGCTATGTGCCCGATATTGAAGCGGTGTACCGCGAAATCGCACGTGTGCTGCGTCCCGGTGGTCTGTATATCAGTCAGCATAAGACGCCCACCAGTCTGCAGATTACGCATCGGGATCAGCAGAACCGGTATGTGATCGGTCTGGAATACTATCAGCAGGGCGCATTGCCCAAAGTCGAAGACCGGGCCTACCGCGAAGACGGGGCCACAGAGTACCTGCATCGCTGGGATCAACTGGTGGGGGGCTTGTGCCGCACCGGGTTTGTGATCGAAGATTTACGCGAGCCGCTACGGGCTGACCCCAGTGCACCGGTAGGTCATTTTCGCTACCGGGGACGTTTTGTCGCACCTTACGTACGAATCAAGGCACGACGGATTTCCGAAGATACCGGGAAACAGGAATCTTCGTCTCTCTGGGTCCCTTAG
- a CDS encoding adenine phosphoribosyltransferase translates to MNDSIDLKDYIREIPDFPKPGILFRDITPLLAEPKAFQAVVDRLADYYRDKQITAILAAEARGFIFAAPLALALGARFIPIRKPGKLPFETRAFHYELEYGSDSLEMHTDSIHSDDRVVIVDDLLATGGTISACIELARHSNAEIVGCAFLIELAFLNGREKMNGCDVFSLIHYDAE, encoded by the coding sequence ATGAATGACTCGATCGATCTGAAAGATTATATTCGTGAGATCCCCGACTTCCCCAAACCGGGTATCCTGTTTCGGGATATCACACCTCTGCTGGCCGAGCCGAAGGCATTCCAGGCTGTCGTCGATCGTCTGGCAGACTACTACCGCGATAAACAAATTACTGCCATCCTGGCTGCCGAAGCACGCGGCTTCATCTTTGCAGCCCCCCTGGCCCTGGCCCTCGGTGCCCGCTTCATTCCGATTCGCAAGCCAGGTAAACTCCCCTTCGAAACCAGAGCCTTTCACTACGAACTGGAGTACGGATCCGACTCGCTGGAAATGCACACTGACTCCATTCATTCAGATGACCGAGTCGTCATCGTAGATGACCTGCTCGCAACCGGGGGTACCATCTCCGCCTGTATCGAACTGGCCCGCCACTCCAACGCGGAAATCGTGGGCTGTGCCTTTCTGATCGAACTGGCATTCCTCAACGGTCGCGAGAAGATGAATGGCTGCGATGTTTTCTCACTGATTCATTACGACGCCGAATAA
- a CDS encoding serine/threonine protein kinase has protein sequence MNKHEHESAPERLGEYLIGKKIGAGGMGSVYLATNIHTDQQVAIKILPSALAREAGFVERFHREIEALKKMHNPYVIEFYDSGVENDIYYYVMEYVEGETLTNRLRRDKRLDWKIVVDISIQICSALKASHDAGIIHRDLKPSNLILKVDNTVKLADFGVAQLFATEKLTVTGGIIGTAEYMSPEQAEGKRVTRQSDLYSLGAVMYVMLTGRPPFSGKTMLAIIQKQKYGQYDRPSRYVDDLPVWLEEIVCQLLEKDPQKRYPDAYVLSRRLQEVINKYEMSTSEDTYALSGTSADSATSTQAHSDFSDQGAGSGTLMQGLMRAQLEAESTGSRLGQLFDNTWFLLGLLALVIAGGYFWFQERELSREEMLQHAKQILQQPEGPDWYIARDKYLLPLLENPSNEDESIIKEQLSRIQSYELRSKAGMTAKRKSRSGLQTEPQRFIALAQNYLESGNLMQAEIVLSSLIELLPDEPEQKEMRDLAIQMRNDLRQDPNRTAQRYIMLTQSMSKADALLKEQKYAEAAAVWRAIIVLYGQDPAASVFVENARKHLDQLPDNMSAETPTPEPEKASTENE, from the coding sequence TTGAATAAACACGAACATGAATCCGCCCCCGAACGTCTGGGGGAATATCTGATCGGGAAAAAAATCGGGGCCGGCGGCATGGGTTCCGTCTACCTCGCAACGAACATCCACACCGATCAGCAGGTTGCCATAAAAATTCTCCCGAGTGCCCTGGCCCGTGAAGCCGGCTTCGTCGAACGCTTCCATCGTGAAATCGAAGCACTCAAGAAAATGCACAACCCGTATGTCATCGAATTCTATGACAGCGGAGTCGAAAACGACATCTACTACTATGTAATGGAGTATGTCGAAGGCGAAACGCTCACTAACCGTCTCCGCCGCGACAAACGGCTCGACTGGAAAATCGTTGTCGATATTTCGATTCAGATCTGCTCTGCCCTCAAGGCATCCCACGACGCCGGTATCATTCACCGCGACCTGAAACCGTCCAACCTCATTCTCAAAGTCGATAACACGGTCAAGCTGGCCGACTTCGGCGTGGCACAGCTCTTCGCGACTGAAAAACTGACCGTCACCGGGGGCATCATCGGTACGGCAGAATACATGTCCCCCGAACAGGCAGAGGGCAAACGGGTTACTCGCCAGAGCGACCTGTATTCACTCGGTGCCGTCATGTATGTCATGCTCACCGGCCGTCCCCCTTTCAGTGGCAAAACCATGCTGGCCATCATCCAGAAACAGAAGTACGGCCAATACGATCGACCCAGTCGCTATGTGGACGATCTGCCGGTCTGGCTGGAAGAGATCGTCTGCCAGCTCCTTGAAAAAGATCCTCAGAAACGTTACCCCGATGCGTATGTGCTCTCACGTCGTCTGCAGGAAGTGATCAACAAGTATGAGATGTCGACCTCGGAAGACACCTATGCACTTTCCGGCACCAGCGCAGATTCAGCGACTTCCACCCAGGCACACTCTGACTTCTCCGATCAGGGAGCGGGCTCAGGCACCCTGATGCAGGGACTGATGCGGGCGCAGCTCGAAGCAGAGAGTACCGGCTCCCGGCTGGGACAACTGTTTGACAACACCTGGTTTCTGCTCGGTCTGCTCGCCCTGGTCATCGCCGGAGGCTACTTCTGGTTCCAGGAACGCGAACTGTCCCGCGAGGAAATGTTGCAGCACGCGAAACAGATCCTGCAGCAGCCGGAAGGCCCCGACTGGTACATCGCCCGCGATAAATACCTGCTCCCCCTGCTGGAGAATCCTTCTAATGAAGACGAGAGCATCATCAAGGAGCAGCTGAGTCGCATTCAATCTTATGAGCTCCGCTCGAAAGCCGGCATGACTGCTAAGCGCAAATCACGCTCTGGCCTGCAGACCGAACCGCAGCGGTTCATAGCCCTGGCCCAGAATTACCTGGAATCAGGAAACCTGATGCAGGCCGAGATTGTTCTGTCCTCACTGATTGAACTGCTCCCGGACGAACCGGAACAGAAGGAGATGCGGGATCTGGCCATCCAGATGCGCAACGATCTCCGGCAGGACCCTAACCGTACCGCTCAACGTTATATTATGCTCACGCAATCAATGTCCAAGGCAGACGCTCTGCTGAAAGAACAGAAATACGCTGAAGCTGCTGCTGTCTGGCGTGCGATCATCGTCCTCTATGGACAGGACCCGGCTGCCAGTGTCTTTGTTGAAAATGCGCGCAAGCATCTGGATCAACTGCCCGATAACATGTCGGCAGAAACCCCAACCCCTGAACCTGAGAAAGCCAGTACCGAGAATGAATGA
- a CDS encoding sirohydrochlorin chelatase: MDESMSDARRKAVLLIAHGSRRAAANQDLVRLAEMLRERSVFPIIEIAYLELAEPTIPEGAERCVAAGAEEVLMLPYFLSAGVHVQNDLEEHRSEFTTQFPGTEFKLCGHLGLHPLMLEIVLARLREADEV; the protein is encoded by the coding sequence ATGGATGAATCCATGTCTGATGCAAGAAGGAAGGCTGTTCTGCTGATCGCACACGGCAGTCGACGTGCGGCAGCAAATCAGGATCTCGTGCGGCTCGCTGAGATGCTACGGGAACGGTCTGTGTTTCCGATCATCGAGATCGCTTATCTGGAACTGGCGGAACCGACGATCCCTGAGGGGGCGGAACGCTGTGTGGCTGCGGGAGCGGAGGAAGTGTTGATGCTGCCCTACTTTCTCTCGGCAGGTGTCCATGTGCAGAATGATCTGGAAGAGCACCGGAGTGAATTTACGACACAATTCCCCGGGACCGAGTTTAAATTGTGTGGGCATCTGGGCCTGCATCCGCTGATGCTGGAAATTGTACTCGCTCGGTTGCGGGAGGCTGACGAAGTCTGA
- a CDS encoding DUF1573 domain-containing protein, with the protein MLKNCIFRFGVLSLCLFVLNAAPSFGQDWAMKMFDKDKIDFGVIARGSDAEYRLKIKNIYKDPVHIANVRTTCGCSAAEPSKSILESGEEGYIQVKMDTARFQRRKDSNVIITIDAPQYAEVRIPITSYIRTDVVFTPGAANFGSVEVGKGAETTVALAYAGREDWALTGIESRNPHVTAKAVETNRGGGRVNYNIMLTLDPKTPKGPIREQLILKTNDVNFTTVPLLVEARVESDITITPEVVSLGMMVPGQEKTVNVVMRGKKPFEITKIECESNDEAFKIRMPKAAQPIHVLPLTIVPPDKPGEYSEEFTVTIDGRSEPITFKAFGRIAETKTN; encoded by the coding sequence ATGCTGAAAAACTGTATTTTCCGGTTCGGCGTCCTGAGCCTGTGTCTGTTTGTCCTGAATGCTGCCCCATCATTCGGACAGGACTGGGCGATGAAGATGTTCGATAAAGACAAAATCGACTTCGGCGTCATCGCCCGTGGTTCCGATGCCGAATACCGCCTGAAAATTAAGAATATCTATAAAGATCCCGTCCATATTGCCAATGTTCGCACTACTTGCGGCTGTTCGGCTGCTGAGCCTTCCAAGAGCATCTTGGAAAGTGGCGAAGAAGGATACATCCAGGTCAAAATGGATACCGCCCGCTTCCAGCGTCGCAAAGATTCTAACGTGATTATCACCATTGATGCTCCCCAGTATGCTGAAGTCCGGATCCCGATTACTTCGTATATCCGTACCGATGTCGTCTTCACACCGGGTGCTGCCAACTTCGGTTCTGTCGAAGTCGGTAAAGGTGCAGAGACCACTGTGGCTCTCGCTTATGCAGGCCGTGAAGACTGGGCACTGACCGGAATCGAATCCCGTAACCCACACGTGACTGCCAAGGCTGTCGAAACGAATCGCGGTGGTGGACGCGTCAATTACAACATCATGCTGACTCTCGATCCCAAGACTCCTAAAGGTCCAATCCGGGAACAGCTCATCCTGAAGACCAACGACGTTAACTTCACAACAGTACCGCTGCTGGTCGAAGCCCGTGTCGAATCTGACATCACCATTACCCCCGAAGTCGTTTCTCTGGGCATGATGGTTCCGGGACAGGAAAAAACAGTCAATGTTGTAATGCGGGGCAAAAAGCCATTTGAAATCACAAAGATTGAATGCGAATCCAACGATGAAGCATTCAAAATCCGCATGCCGAAAGCAGCTCAGCCTATTCACGTGCTGCCGCTGACAATCGTTCCTCCCGATAAACCAGGTGAATACTCAGAAGAGTTTACCGTGACCATCGATGGTCGCAGTGAACCGATTACCTTCAAGGCCTTCGGTCGGATTGCTGAAACAAAAACCAATTAG
- the lpxK gene encoding tetraacyldisaccharide 4'-kinase, with amino-acid sequence MNEVDYLSIISGARHDWRARCLKPCFGFLSLFYGTAVAVRNRLFDWGLKRARPVSVPVISLGNLTTGGTGKTPLVAWLSQWFQAQGISVALLSRGYRALPGEVNDEKLLLDRLCPQVPHYQNPDRCASAEKAVEAGARLLILDDGFQHRRLARDLDIVLIDAVNPWGYGHQLPRGLLRESKSGLRRAGFVLITRVDQCPPELLENLITEVKQFVPEHRIAHVRFVPRGLVNAAGETRSLHEVTGKQVWGFCAIGNPRGFQQTLVDAGGRVCGMRVFADHHHYRERDLQEIGSEAAQSGAELILTTAKDLVKISEQKLSGLPVWAVEIGAEIVQGAADFEEILRKTGLAESGE; translated from the coding sequence GTGAACGAGGTTGACTATCTGAGCATCATTTCCGGCGCCCGACATGATTGGCGTGCCCGGTGTCTCAAACCCTGTTTCGGGTTTCTCAGCCTCTTCTATGGAACCGCGGTCGCTGTTCGCAACCGTCTGTTTGACTGGGGTCTTAAACGGGCACGACCGGTGAGCGTGCCGGTGATCAGCCTGGGAAACCTGACGACCGGGGGGACCGGGAAGACACCGTTAGTTGCCTGGCTGTCTCAGTGGTTTCAAGCACAAGGGATTTCTGTCGCGCTACTCAGCCGAGGTTATCGTGCGCTGCCCGGTGAAGTGAATGATGAGAAACTGCTGCTGGATCGACTCTGCCCGCAGGTGCCGCATTATCAGAATCCGGATCGTTGTGCTTCAGCAGAGAAGGCTGTTGAAGCAGGGGCACGCTTACTGATTCTGGACGACGGGTTTCAGCATCGCAGGCTCGCACGTGATCTTGATATCGTGTTGATCGATGCGGTGAATCCCTGGGGCTACGGTCATCAATTACCGCGGGGACTGTTACGGGAGTCGAAGTCGGGATTGCGGCGGGCAGGATTTGTGTTGATCACGCGGGTGGATCAGTGTCCGCCTGAGTTGCTGGAGAATCTGATAACGGAAGTCAAACAATTTGTGCCCGAGCACAGGATCGCCCATGTGCGTTTTGTTCCCCGGGGCCTGGTCAATGCCGCTGGAGAAACCAGGAGCCTGCATGAAGTGACCGGGAAACAGGTATGGGGTTTTTGCGCGATCGGGAATCCTCGCGGATTTCAGCAAACACTGGTGGATGCGGGAGGCCGGGTTTGCGGCATGCGCGTCTTTGCGGATCATCACCACTATCGTGAAAGAGACCTGCAGGAAATTGGCTCAGAGGCAGCACAGTCGGGAGCCGAGTTGATTTTGACGACTGCGAAAGACCTGGTGAAAATTAGTGAACAAAAACTGTCAGGGCTTCCGGTCTGGGCGGTGGAAATCGGTGCGGAAATCGTGCAGGGAGCGGCTGATTTTGAGGAAATCCTGCGGAAAACGGGGCTGGCGGAGTCGGGGGAATAA
- a CDS encoding PQQ-binding-like beta-propeller repeat protein: MHKPCGCIALLVLGAILFSTEISLAQTEPQAAADQFRESVSLDVNNAVLKKMGSVQDFLAGAQWEDAINSLIQISQEYGNTLYPESPGRYLRVATYCQNLLAGFPPEAIQIYREKVDPRARRWLEEAEAESSVGPLLQIVDQALMSSYGDDALYRLGEISWERGELGQSRDYWRKLLPPEPGSAARSDTGLFYYPDSDLSVPPILARLILVSLFEGNFKQAEAELAVFRERYPDAEGSLAGKQGNLADQLTGILSDRGQVSLAHDQDEMQTFAGHQTRNFRAGHALDVGAAAWSFRVPLVWSQEYTRKPAFGQRVPPGLFPVVHGEHVFINDSERIYALNWKTGTPAWSDADPQASPIIYPSVLQGAVRLPFRSVVGVPRFTMTVADGRLYARMGSPVTSVAKDERLGLFSELVCLDLNEGEGKMLWKISSAELREQNFVWSFEGAPVIAGDRFYVVLHRGFPEVQTNVACFSTETGEMLWNQKVCLALRNIEEGVNYITHLLLTLAEGQLYLSTDMGAIASLNSQDGKLNWVVTYPSADDVSRRELSDHMMSGLVPCLYDQGILFVAPQDTKTLMAFDASSGLLLWEREWPEQIRNLLGVTARTLVVSGNQLYGIDRASGALRWKAGYLDPEGFGYGRGLLAGENVYWPLRDELLVVDIERGTLKQRIPLQALQGETGGNLVIAGDQLLIAQPRKVTAFQNHGIVPGSRKANENLSAEKTQAR, from the coding sequence ATGCATAAACCGTGCGGTTGCATCGCTCTGCTGGTGCTGGGAGCGATCTTATTCTCGACAGAGATCAGCCTGGCTCAGACAGAGCCACAGGCAGCCGCCGATCAATTTCGCGAATCGGTCTCCCTGGACGTGAATAATGCGGTGCTCAAGAAGATGGGCTCCGTGCAGGATTTTCTGGCAGGCGCGCAATGGGAAGACGCGATCAACAGTCTGATCCAGATCTCCCAGGAATACGGCAACACGCTTTATCCGGAATCCCCGGGACGCTATCTGCGGGTGGCGACTTACTGTCAGAACCTGCTCGCAGGATTTCCCCCGGAAGCGATTCAGATCTACCGGGAAAAGGTTGATCCCCGGGCCCGCAGGTGGCTGGAAGAGGCGGAAGCGGAATCGTCGGTCGGCCCGCTGTTGCAGATTGTCGATCAGGCACTGATGAGCAGTTACGGCGACGATGCCCTGTATCGCCTCGGCGAAATCTCCTGGGAACGCGGTGAACTGGGACAGTCGCGGGATTACTGGCGGAAACTGCTACCGCCTGAACCGGGATCTGCAGCGCGCAGTGATACCGGACTCTTCTATTATCCCGATTCCGATTTATCTGTACCCCCGATTCTGGCGCGTCTGATTCTGGTCAGTCTATTCGAGGGAAATTTCAAACAGGCTGAAGCGGAACTGGCTGTGTTTCGCGAGCGGTATCCCGATGCGGAAGGCTCACTCGCCGGTAAGCAGGGGAACCTGGCAGACCAACTTACAGGAATTCTATCAGATCGCGGTCAGGTCTCACTGGCGCATGATCAAGACGAAATGCAGACCTTTGCCGGACACCAGACCCGTAATTTCCGGGCCGGACATGCTCTGGACGTCGGGGCCGCAGCCTGGTCTTTTCGTGTGCCTCTGGTCTGGAGCCAGGAATACACGCGGAAACCTGCCTTTGGTCAACGCGTGCCGCCGGGACTCTTCCCTGTTGTACATGGGGAGCATGTTTTTATTAATGACTCAGAACGCATTTATGCACTCAACTGGAAGACAGGAACACCCGCCTGGTCTGACGCGGATCCTCAGGCGAGTCCGATTATATATCCTTCCGTTCTACAGGGGGCAGTCAGACTGCCGTTTCGTTCCGTCGTGGGAGTCCCCCGGTTTACGATGACTGTTGCCGACGGACGGTTATACGCCCGCATGGGATCGCCGGTTACTTCCGTGGCGAAAGATGAGCGGCTGGGACTGTTTTCGGAACTGGTTTGCCTGGACTTGAATGAAGGCGAAGGCAAAATGCTCTGGAAGATTTCTTCCGCCGAGTTGCGCGAGCAGAATTTTGTCTGGTCGTTTGAAGGGGCACCAGTTATTGCCGGTGATCGTTTCTACGTCGTGTTACACCGGGGTTTTCCCGAAGTGCAGACGAATGTCGCCTGTTTCTCTACCGAGACCGGGGAGATGCTGTGGAATCAGAAAGTCTGCCTGGCACTGCGGAACATTGAAGAGGGTGTGAACTACATTACCCATCTGCTGCTGACACTCGCAGAGGGGCAACTGTATCTCTCCACGGATATGGGAGCGATCGCATCACTGAATTCTCAGGATGGGAAACTCAACTGGGTCGTGACATACCCTTCCGCAGACGATGTTTCCCGGCGGGAATTGAGCGATCACATGATGAGTGGTCTGGTCCCCTGCCTGTATGACCAGGGAATTCTATTCGTCGCTCCCCAGGATACGAAAACCCTCATGGCCTTCGATGCGTCTTCGGGACTTTTGCTCTGGGAGCGGGAATGGCCGGAGCAGATTCGAAACCTGCTGGGAGTCACAGCGCGGACCCTGGTAGTCAGCGGGAATCAACTGTATGGCATCGATCGGGCAAGTGGGGCGTTACGCTGGAAGGCAGGCTATCTTGATCCGGAGGGTTTCGGCTATGGTCGAGGGCTGCTCGCTGGAGAGAACGTATACTGGCCGTTGAGGGATGAATTGCTGGTCGTAGACATTGAGCGAGGCACACTCAAACAGAGAATCCCGTTGCAAGCCTTACAGGGAGAAACGGGAGGGAACCTGGTGATCGCGGGAGATCAGCTGTTGATCGCGCAGCCCCGAAAGGTGACCGCGTTCCAGAATCACGGCATCGTGCCTGGATCACGAAAAGCGAATGAGAATCTGTCTGCAGAGAAGACGCAGGCACGTTGA
- a CDS encoding peroxiredoxin → MKVSYRNILGSLLSLVCLCGLSASAQGQVNAPPGKVEVGDAAPAFTATDDAGKGWKSTDYIGKKILVVYFYPADMTGGCTKQACGFRDDMKKLQGKDVEVVGVSGDSVRNHQLFKKEYDLNFTLLADEDGSVAKKFGVPLRPGSTIERTIDGKKEKLTRGVTAARWTFVIDKDGKVAMKNTKVKAADDSKAILKKVNELK, encoded by the coding sequence ATGAAGGTATCGTATCGTAATATCCTCGGCTCCCTGTTGAGTCTGGTTTGTTTGTGTGGTTTGTCTGCCAGTGCCCAGGGGCAGGTGAATGCTCCTCCAGGAAAAGTGGAAGTCGGCGATGCGGCTCCCGCTTTCACAGCTACAGATGACGCGGGCAAAGGCTGGAAGTCGACTGATTATATTGGCAAGAAAATTCTGGTGGTCTACTTCTACCCTGCCGACATGACCGGTGGCTGCACCAAGCAGGCCTGTGGGTTCCGCGATGATATGAAGAAGCTGCAGGGGAAAGACGTAGAAGTTGTGGGTGTCAGTGGTGATTCAGTACGTAATCATCAGTTGTTCAAAAAAGAGTATGATCTGAACTTCACGCTGCTGGCAGATGAAGATGGCAGTGTGGCCAAGAAGTTTGGCGTTCCCCTGCGTCCCGGTTCCACGATTGAGCGGACCATCGACGGGAAAAAGGAGAAGCTGACCCGTGGTGTAACAGCAGCCCGCTGGACTTTTGTGATCGACAAAGACGGTAAGGTTGCCATGAAGAACACCAAGGTCAAAGCTGCTGATGACAGCAAAGCCATCCTGAAGAAAGTCAACGAACTGAAGTAG